The Mucilaginibacter gracilis genomic interval AGCATTGGTCGCAGTGCCATTGGCGCCGCTCCGGATGGTGGCTCCGATGAGGGTTTCGCCATTGGCTTTATTGGTGATGGTACCGCTGAGCGTGTATTTACTTTGTGACGTGGCCGCCCGCTGTATGGTTTTCCCTGCGTCGTATTTGATCAGCACTTCCTGATCAAGTACGGTAAAACTAAATGGGTAAGGCGCGAGCGCATTGCCCAACAACTGCCTTAGCGGTTGATCTTGGGCATGGATGCTGATCTTTACTGCGCTTTTGGCAACCGTTTCGTTGTAGGTGAACTTGATGCCGCTGACGGCTGTTATCTTATCCAAAGCCTGCTTAAGCGGCTCGTTGCTGATGGTTATTGTAACGGGTTTGTCTAATGGGCCCGGGCTTTGCGCTTTGCTTTTTGCATTGATCAAAAGTAATAGCAATAGGCAGACGGCCGATAGTCTGGATATCCGCCCCTGTTTGTTGATTTTCATAAATGTTGTCAATAGTTGATATGATTTTTCTTTAGGTGATATTTAAATAAAAAGCTTAATTATTAAAGGGCAAAGGCTGCAGCTCATAGCCTTGATTAAGCTTGCGCCAGTGCAGATCCATTACGGCGCAAAGTTTATTGAGCGCGTTAGCTAAGGGCTCGTTGGTATTGATACGCCCGTAAAACTCTTTTTGAGCAATGCCAGTGGCCAGATTTAAGTGGACGCCATACTGAAGGGAAAGGTCGTCTGCAACGCTTTGCAGGGATGCGCCATCATAGCTAAATAAGCCGGTACGCTGTGACAGGAATTTTGAAGCATTGGGGTATTCCCGCGTCACTAAGGACCTGCTTGCTTTATCATAAACAGTTTGTTGGTTGGGTACCATAATGGCTTGCCTGCTCTGAGGCAGGCCATGCTCGAGTACAGCCACTTTTCCGCTGATCACAGTGACTTCAGCTATAGGCTGGCGGGGGTAGGCTTTGACGTTAAAGCTGGTGCCCAGCACCACCGTTTTAAGTACGCCCGATTGGATGACGAAGGGATGATCTTTATCATGCACAACGTCAAAAAATGCTTCACCTTCCAGTTTTACCAGCCGCTCCCGGGTCCTGAACTTATCGGGATAGCTTATCTTGCTGCCCGGACCAAGCCAGATCCGCGTACCATCCGGCAAAAGGATCTGCTGATGCTTGCCGAAGGTGGTTGACATTGCTATTTGTTTGGTTGGATCAATAATTTCCAGTGCCTGGTTTCTGTAAAGGGTTGCGAAAGTAACCAACAATACCACGGCTGCGGCAGCAGCTATGTTTCGCCATAGTGCGATTACCTGCGCGGGTTTTCGTGCTGTCGTGATTTGCGCGTTTATCCGCCCCAAAATACTTTCCCGCAGCTGTTCGGGAGTTTGGTATCTGGAGGCTGACAATAAAACTTCCTCATC includes:
- a CDS encoding FecR family protein, coding for MENNQYNAKELAHKLIQGTITADEKIWLDTWYAGFSDEEVLLSASRYQTPEQLRESILGRINAQITTARKPAQVIALWRNIAAAAAVVLLVTFATLYRNQALEIIDPTKQIAMSTTFGKHQQILLPDGTRIWLGPGSKISYPDKFRTRERLVKLEGEAFFDVVHDKDHPFVIQSGVLKTVVLGTSFNVKAYPRQPIAEVTVISGKVAVLEHGLPQSRQAIMVPNQQTVYDKASRSLVTREYPNASKFLSQRTGLFSYDGASLQSVADDLSLQYGVHLNLATGIAQKEFYGRINTNEPLANALNKLCAVMDLHWRKLNQGYELQPLPFNN